The following coding sequences are from one Haliotis asinina isolate JCU_RB_2024 chromosome 3, JCU_Hal_asi_v2, whole genome shotgun sequence window:
- the LOC137277634 gene encoding uncharacterized protein: MATQQLFKLGFFCAIAAFLLMFLAFATPYWYKSWTRVHSPFSNIGLWHVCLAGYIQPKDPNMKSYVGCWWIHSSEFRLVSDQIQPPWFRGIQALSIFTLLANLAGGILLLFYLPDMMYKKLYAGRRVAILFAGSIMELVAAFLVFIIALVFAEMANDPTWMPRPWMNYLSWSYGLCVLSGFFSAFAGMFTFIMGLIFRDKERGIIGSDTLDTRLERMKQKELEAKNRRMHGPPPSYSGAEPVGQGYRDPSMGYPSSGYPSTGYPSTGYPSMGYRDHGVMGPPSVGGYRDHSVGGPPSVGGYKDQQKEYDSGSMASSYRDEKPRPYPEAHQRMAYGQPRGAHYRHGPPRIDQGYQPRTGSDSSNMGSRGKVDESVV; the protein is encoded by the exons ATGGCGACCCAACAGCTTTTCAAACTTGGCTTCTTCTGCGCTATTGCAGCCTTTCTGTTGATGTTTCTGGCTTTTGCAACACCGTATTGGTACAAGTCATGGACCCGTGTCCACAGCCCGTTCTCCAATATAGGGTTATGGCATGTTTGCCTGGCGGGCTACATACAGCCTAAGGACCCCAACATGAAGTCCTATGTGGGTTGTTGGTGGATACACTCCTCTGAGTTTCGCCTTGTTTCTGATCAAATTCAACCAC CATGGTTTCGGGGTATCCAAGCTCTGTCCATCTTCACTCTGCTGGCAAACCTGGCAGGAGGTATCCTGCTATTGTTCTACTTGCCAGACATGATGTACAAGAAGTTGTATGCTGGGCGTAGAGTTGCCATCCTCTTTGCTGGGAGCATTATGGAGTTGGTTGCAG CTTTCCTGGTGTTCATCATTGCCCTTGTGTTTGCGGAGATGGCAAATGACCCCACCTGGATGCCACGGCCCTGGATGAACTATTTGTCTTGGAGCTACGGTTTGTGTGTCTTGTCAGGCTTCTTCTCAGCCTTCGCTGGCATGTTCACCTTCATCATGGGCCTGATCTTCAGGGACAAGGAGCGTGGTATCATTGGCAGTGACACTCTGGACACTCGACTGGAGCGCATGAAGCAGAAGGAGCTGGAG GCTAAGAATCGAAGGATGCATGGTCCTCCTCCATCTTATAGTGGCGCTGAGCCTGTGGGTCAAGGATACCGTGACCCCAGCATGGGCTACCCATCAAGTGGTTACCCATCAACAGGATATCCATCGACTGGATATCCATCTATGGGTTACCGTGACCACGGTGTGATGGGTCCGCCCAGTGTTGGCGGTTACCGTGACCACAGTGTTGGAGGTCCACCAAGCGTTGGTGGTTACAAAGATCAACAAAAAGAATATGACAGTGGTTCCATGGCCAGTAGTTATCGTGATGAGAAACCCAGGCCCTACCCTGAAG CTCACCAGAGAATGGCCTACGGTCAGCCAAGAGGGGCTCACTACCGCCATGGACCGCCCAGGATCGACCAAGGCTACCAGCCGCGGACAGGAAGTGATAGCAGTAACATGGGTAGCCGTGGGAAAGTGGACGAATCTGTTGTGTAG